The following proteins come from a genomic window of Proteiniphilum propionicum:
- the pncB gene encoding nicotinate phosphoribosyltransferase, whose protein sequence is MGIIRSILDTDLYKFTTSYAYSKLFPRAYGEFEFVDRSNGDYPQGFDQLLRKELEEMSALVLTNDEEVFIRKQMPYLPPIYIDFLKGFRFDPSEVDIWMDGNKLHVKASGLLYRVTMWETPVLATISELFFRETGQHPDLEYMEASAIEKALKMKEHGITFSLFGMRRRFSFDVEDRVTELLKIHAGKSLYGTSNVYMAFKHKLNVSGTHPHEWVQFHGSIYGYKMANYMSMEDWINVFDGDLGTVLTDTYTTGVFLRNFSKKHAALFTSLRHDSGDPFIFIDKVIKRYEELRVNPKMKYLVFSDSLDVEKAIRIKDYCGDRIGATFGIGTNLTNDVGNDIKGMNIVMKLFRCKMIAREEWQECVKLSDVEGKHTGSEREITLVKETLGL, encoded by the coding sequence ATGGGAATCATCAGAAGTATCCTCGATACGGATCTTTATAAATTTACTACCAGTTATGCATATTCAAAACTCTTTCCACGCGCTTATGGTGAATTTGAATTTGTGGACAGAAGCAACGGAGATTATCCACAGGGATTTGATCAGCTACTGCGAAAGGAGCTGGAGGAGATGTCAGCTCTGGTGTTGACAAATGACGAAGAAGTTTTTATTAGAAAGCAGATGCCATATCTGCCACCAATTTATATTGACTTCCTGAAAGGATTCCGTTTTGATCCGTCGGAAGTGGATATATGGATGGATGGCAACAAGCTGCATGTCAAAGCTAGCGGTTTACTTTATAGGGTTACTATGTGGGAAACGCCGGTTTTGGCTACAATCTCCGAACTCTTTTTCCGGGAGACAGGGCAGCACCCCGATCTGGAATATATGGAGGCGTCAGCAATAGAAAAAGCTTTGAAGATGAAAGAGCACGGTATCACATTTTCTCTCTTCGGGATGAGGCGAAGATTTAGCTTTGATGTAGAGGACAGAGTGACGGAGCTTCTGAAGATTCATGCCGGAAAGAGCTTGTATGGAACTAGTAATGTTTATATGGCGTTCAAACACAAACTGAACGTATCGGGCACCCACCCGCATGAGTGGGTGCAGTTCCACGGTTCTATCTACGGTTACAAGATGGCAAATTACATGTCTATGGAGGATTGGATCAACGTGTTTGATGGCGATCTGGGAACCGTACTTACCGATACTTATACTACCGGTGTGTTCTTGCGTAATTTCAGCAAGAAGCATGCGGCACTTTTTACCAGCTTGAGGCATGATAGCGGCGATCCGTTTATTTTTATCGATAAAGTTATCAAACGGTACGAAGAGCTTCGTGTAAATCCCAAAATGAAATACCTGGTCTTTTCAGATAGCCTTGACGTAGAGAAGGCTATCCGCATCAAGGACTATTGTGGCGACCGCATTGGTGCCACTTTTGGCATTGGTACCAATCTGACTAATGATGTGGGAAATGATATAAAAGGGATGAATATTGTAATGAAGCTTTTCAGATGCAAGATGATTGCCAGGGAGGAGTGGCAGGAGTGCGTTAAGCTGTCTGATGTGGAAGGAAAGCATACAGGAAGTGAACGTGAGATAACCCTGGTGAAGGAGACGCTGGGCCTTTAA
- a CDS encoding PG0541 family transporter-associated protein has protein sequence MKAVMIILDQAHYEKIVNDLSSLNIRGFTSWKEVYGKGSKDGYPHYGSHAWPSVNNAILTIVDDDRVHLLLNYLKKQDEESANLGLRAFVWNVEDMI, from the coding sequence ATGAAAGCTGTAATGATAATTTTAGACCAGGCGCACTATGAAAAGATTGTGAACGACCTGAGCTCATTGAATATTCGTGGGTTTACTTCATGGAAAGAGGTTTACGGAAAAGGAAGTAAAGATGGATACCCGCATTATGGATCACATGCTTGGCCTTCGGTGAATAATGCTATCCTTACCATTGTAGATGATGATAGAGTTCACCTGTTGTTGAATTATCTGAAAAAACAGGATGAAGAGTCCGCAAACCTGGGGTTGCGTGCCTTCGTATGGAACGTGGAAGATATGATATAG
- a CDS encoding efflux RND transporter permease subunit, translating into MKIYETSVKNPVGTSLIFIGVVLIGILFYRQLPIDLYPNIDLNIVSVITSYAGAGAEDVEANVTRPLEDVLNTTEKLKEITSQSRDGMSMIMLEFDFGTDMDAVMNDVRDKVDIVSGFLPDGTEDPMILKFSSDMIPVVILSATAQESAGALYKILDEQVANPLNRITGVGTVSVAGAPQREIQVNVIPDKLEAYNISLEQIAQVIATENVNVPAGNFDIGSQTYMLRLEGEFKESRDLNNIVVGNNQGRSIYLRDVATVKDTVETRVQENYTNGQRSASIVVQKQSGANTVAIADAVRTRLPELQENLPPDIRIETVMDTSEYIKVSIESLLETIILALIIVGIIVLLFLGRWRATVIIMVTIPISLIGSFIYLRLTGNTINIISLSALSITIGMVVDDAIVVLENITTHIERGSRPRQAAVYGTEEVSLSVIASTLTIIAVFLPMTMVGGFAGVMFKQLGWMVTIIISLSLIIALTLTPMMSAKMMRGEKDMKVNRFDRWYNKNILPLLNKLDHGYSRLVNKVARKRRLALFFVLMIFIVSVVISAVTLKTEFMPASDNNSIAITVEMPTGTRMEVARETGHRIAQVMKEKYPEIEIISFSVGAADEDNAWAAMQDNASNIITYRMRLTEAKNRKKNIYDISDEIRADLADMPELYRFQVMPGGGDMGMTGGSNIAVNVYGYDLAATDKIAAGLRSELEKVKGLRDIVVSRKDYRMEYQIQFDREKLALNGLNMTTAANAVRNRINGLTMSRYREEGEEYNIRVRFEEQYRQSIEDIENILIYNPMGAGVRVRDLGKVVETSTLPQIDRQDRERIVSVTGTIYGRALSEVVADVNKILAEVDPPTGVQLEMGGSLEDQQEAFSELTLLLLIVSLLVYIVLASQFESLTYPFMIILTVPFAFTGSILMLSITREPLGIMGFVGLIMLVGMVVKNAIVLIDYINLNRERGMTIITAVVHGGRSRLRPVLMTTLTTILGMIPLAVGTGQGSEMWKSLGISIIGGMTFSTIITLVLIPALYSIMAGYGVRRKRKKHRDILTDNV; encoded by the coding sequence ATGAAGATATATGAAACCTCGGTGAAAAATCCCGTGGGAACATCATTAATATTTATCGGAGTGGTTTTGATCGGGATATTGTTTTACAGACAGCTTCCCATCGACCTTTATCCCAATATCGACCTGAATATCGTATCGGTCATCACCTCTTATGCGGGTGCAGGAGCAGAGGATGTTGAGGCTAACGTAACCCGTCCCCTTGAAGATGTGCTTAACACAACCGAAAAATTGAAAGAGATCACATCACAATCGAGAGACGGAATGTCTATGATTATGCTTGAGTTCGATTTTGGCACCGACATGGATGCCGTGATGAATGATGTCAGGGATAAAGTGGATATAGTGTCGGGATTTCTTCCTGATGGAACGGAAGATCCGATGATCCTTAAGTTCAGCTCCGATATGATACCTGTTGTCATTCTCTCTGCAACGGCGCAAGAGAGTGCTGGTGCATTGTATAAAATACTCGATGAGCAGGTTGCAAATCCTCTCAACCGTATTACCGGAGTGGGTACGGTATCTGTGGCCGGAGCACCACAGAGAGAGATTCAGGTGAATGTGATACCCGATAAACTGGAGGCATACAATATCTCGCTTGAGCAGATAGCCCAGGTGATTGCTACCGAGAATGTGAATGTCCCGGCAGGCAATTTCGATATAGGTTCGCAGACTTATATGCTGCGTCTTGAGGGTGAGTTCAAAGAAAGCCGCGACCTGAACAATATTGTTGTGGGTAACAATCAGGGGCGTTCCATCTACCTGCGTGATGTGGCTACCGTGAAAGATACTGTTGAGACACGAGTGCAGGAGAATTACACGAACGGTCAACGAAGCGCCAGCATAGTTGTACAGAAACAGTCTGGTGCCAACACCGTAGCCATTGCCGATGCCGTAAGGACGCGACTGCCTGAACTGCAAGAAAACCTGCCTCCCGATATCAGGATAGAAACGGTAATGGACACATCGGAGTATATAAAGGTATCTATTGAAAGCTTGTTAGAAACAATTATTCTGGCACTGATAATTGTCGGGATCATTGTGCTATTATTTCTTGGCAGATGGCGTGCAACCGTAATTATCATGGTAACGATACCTATCTCTCTCATAGGATCGTTTATTTACCTCCGTCTTACTGGAAACACAATAAATATTATATCGCTATCGGCACTCTCCATCACTATAGGAATGGTGGTTGACGATGCTATTGTGGTGCTGGAGAATATCACCACACATATTGAACGTGGAAGTCGTCCAAGACAGGCTGCCGTTTACGGTACGGAAGAGGTGTCGCTTTCCGTTATTGCATCCACGCTGACCATTATCGCGGTGTTTCTTCCCATGACCATGGTTGGCGGTTTTGCCGGTGTTATGTTTAAACAGCTGGGATGGATGGTAACTATTATCATCTCGCTATCATTGATCATAGCCCTTACGTTGACGCCGATGATGAGTGCAAAGATGATGAGAGGCGAAAAGGATATGAAAGTCAACCGATTCGACAGGTGGTACAATAAGAATATCCTTCCACTTCTGAACAAGCTCGATCACGGTTATTCACGCTTGGTAAACAAGGTAGCAAGAAAGAGAAGACTTGCGTTATTTTTCGTGCTGATGATTTTTATTGTGAGCGTGGTAATTAGCGCTGTTACACTGAAGACAGAGTTTATGCCGGCATCGGACAATAACTCCATTGCCATAACCGTGGAGATGCCTACAGGGACTCGTATGGAAGTCGCACGAGAAACTGGACACCGCATCGCACAAGTGATGAAGGAGAAATATCCTGAAATTGAGATCATCTCTTTCAGTGTGGGTGCAGCTGATGAGGATAACGCATGGGCAGCGATGCAGGACAACGCTTCAAATATAATAACTTATAGAATGAGGCTGACAGAAGCAAAAAACAGAAAGAAAAATATTTATGATATATCTGATGAGATTCGTGCAGACCTTGCTGACATGCCTGAACTATATCGTTTTCAGGTAATGCCGGGAGGTGGCGATATGGGCATGACAGGTGGAAGCAATATAGCAGTAAATGTTTATGGCTACGACCTGGCTGCAACCGATAAGATAGCGGCAGGTTTGCGTTCTGAATTGGAAAAAGTGAAGGGGCTTAGAGATATCGTTGTATCCAGGAAAGATTACCGGATGGAGTACCAGATTCAGTTCGATCGTGAAAAGCTTGCTCTTAACGGGTTGAATATGACCACTGCAGCCAATGCGGTAAGAAACAGGATCAACGGGCTCACCATGTCACGCTACCGCGAAGAGGGAGAGGAGTATAATATTCGTGTCAGGTTCGAAGAACAATACAGGCAGTCGATTGAAGATATCGAAAATATTCTTATCTACAACCCTATGGGAGCAGGTGTTCGTGTACGTGACCTGGGAAAGGTTGTGGAGACTTCCACACTCCCTCAGATAGACCGGCAGGACAGGGAACGTATTGTGTCTGTTACCGGAACAATCTACGGGCGTGCTTTGAGTGAGGTGGTTGCAGATGTAAATAAAATATTGGCAGAAGTAGATCCGCCTACAGGTGTGCAGCTGGAGATGGGCGGCTCGTTAGAAGACCAGCAGGAGGCATTTTCTGAATTGACTTTGCTGCTGTTGATAGTTTCACTGTTGGTATATATCGTGCTTGCATCACAGTTTGAATCGCTTACTTATCCTTTTATGATTATTCTTACAGTCCCATTTGCCTTTACCGGATCTATCCTGATGCTTTCTATTACCCGCGAGCCGCTTGGTATAATGGGATTCGTGGGGTTGATCATGCTTGTGGGAATGGTGGTGAAGAATGCCATCGTGCTTATTGATTACATCAATCTGAACCGCGAAAGAGGTATGACTATTATCACTGCTGTGGTGCACGGAGGACGTTCGAGGCTTCGTCCCGTATTGATGACTACCCTTACAACAATACTGGGAATGATACCGTTAGCGGTAGGGACAGGACAGGGGTCAGAGATGTGGAAATCATTGGGTATCTCCATCATTGGGGGTATGACATTTTCTACAATTATTACCCTTGTTCTCATTCCGGCACTCTATTCCATCATGGCCGGTTACGGCGTGCGCAGAAAGCGTAAGAAACATCGCGATATTCTGACTGATAATGTTTAA
- a CDS encoding efflux RND transporter periplasmic adaptor subunit: MKLKELLQFTPLLAAALLASCGVKDKSGTAESDSQQVEKVRVEEVVLVPVEQVSTFTATVEANQVNNIAPAMGGRIRRIYVDVGANVRSGQAVVAMDGANLSQQQTQVATLKRDYERYKELYEVGGISKQQLDQAKTQLDVAEYALSNLAENTTLISPVSGLVTARNYDPGDVVMQLPILTIENINPVKVKVNVSESYYSKVLKGMPVEVQADALGNEIFKGVISLIHPTLDPVSHTFAVEISVPNGDHRLRPGMFSRVKINFGTNDSPLLSDMAVLKQVGSNDRYVFVERDGKAVYTLVELGVRVGGKYEILSGLKAGDRVIVHGNTGLIDGTDVQVVQ; this comes from the coding sequence ATGAAACTGAAAGAGTTATTACAGTTTACTCCTTTACTGGCTGCAGCATTACTTGCTTCGTGCGGCGTAAAAGACAAGTCCGGCACAGCTGAAAGCGATTCTCAGCAGGTTGAAAAGGTGCGTGTTGAGGAGGTGGTGTTGGTGCCGGTAGAACAGGTGTCCACCTTTACCGCTACGGTTGAGGCTAACCAGGTAAACAATATTGCACCCGCTATGGGTGGGCGTATTCGAAGAATCTATGTTGATGTGGGGGCTAATGTGCGCAGCGGACAGGCAGTTGTGGCCATGGACGGAGCTAATTTATCACAGCAGCAGACACAGGTGGCAACATTAAAAAGAGACTACGAACGCTATAAAGAGCTCTATGAAGTGGGCGGAATTTCCAAACAGCAGCTTGACCAGGCTAAAACGCAGCTTGATGTTGCTGAGTATGCCCTGAGCAATCTGGCTGAGAATACCACACTAATCAGTCCTGTAAGCGGTTTGGTAACAGCCCGTAATTACGATCCGGGTGATGTGGTGATGCAGCTACCAATTCTAACTATCGAAAATATAAATCCTGTTAAAGTAAAGGTAAATGTATCAGAATCATACTATAGCAAGGTGTTAAAGGGGATGCCGGTTGAGGTACAGGCAGATGCACTCGGTAATGAAATATTCAAGGGGGTTATATCTCTGATTCATCCTACGCTCGATCCTGTTTCACACACCTTTGCGGTAGAAATTTCCGTCCCAAACGGCGACCACCGCCTGCGTCCTGGTATGTTTTCACGCGTGAAAATAAATTTTGGCACTAATGACAGCCCGCTTCTGTCAGATATGGCAGTATTGAAGCAGGTTGGATCTAACGATCGTTATGTTTTTGTGGAGAGAGATGGTAAAGCCGTTTATACGCTGGTTGAGCTGGGTGTGCGTGTTGGCGGGAAATATGAAATTTTGTCGGGACTAAAAGCAGGTGACAGGGTAATTGTACATGGAAATACCGGATTGATTGATGGTACGGATGTGCAGGTAGTGCAGTGA
- a CDS encoding TolC family protein, translating to MNRPQILTRFAVLIIGLTGILTASAQEPDSLLIDLNRALEIALSENPTVKVADMEITKKQYAQKSAYGALLPQLDVIGQYQRAIKRQTVYFDEGFGLGGGSIDPTQYTPEELEILKVLSKVMMPDPETSGKGFQMGRFNVWSAGLNVSLPVVVPSLWKNIQMSEVDIRLAMEKARASRIDLVNQVKKAFFSLMLAQDSYSVFKKTYETDSVNLENIRNRYNQGIVAEYDVITADVRLKSLIPGILQSENMMKIAELQLKMLMGVDGEMPLKVIGTLDEYEQTMFNAIIPADTSLTNNSDIKQFDLQAEQAHNAYEMQKLQFSPTLVTSFNWTYMSQNNDFRFREYRWDPYSMLGVTLQIPIFNGGQRYHNVKQSKIQLWQLSEQRKDIERGLKLSIKNSYDLINKNIEQVMATQSSVGQARKGHEITLKRYETGMGTIVDVNAAALAVLNAELQYRNAIYDYLAAKADLEKVLGYDITPVDAN from the coding sequence ATGAACAGACCACAAATATTAACGCGTTTCGCTGTGCTGATAATAGGCCTTACAGGCATATTAACGGCATCAGCTCAAGAGCCGGACAGCTTGCTGATCGACTTGAATAGAGCCCTGGAAATAGCTTTGAGTGAGAACCCTACGGTAAAGGTTGCCGATATGGAGATTACCAAGAAACAGTATGCCCAAAAATCGGCATACGGGGCTCTTCTCCCTCAGCTTGATGTTATCGGGCAGTATCAGCGTGCCATTAAAAGACAGACAGTCTATTTTGATGAAGGTTTTGGCCTTGGTGGCGGTAGTATCGACCCAACCCAGTATACACCAGAGGAGCTGGAGATACTGAAGGTGCTGAGCAAGGTGATGATGCCCGATCCGGAAACATCGGGAAAAGGATTTCAGATGGGGCGTTTTAATGTATGGTCGGCAGGTTTGAATGTGAGCCTTCCAGTTGTGGTACCTTCACTTTGGAAAAATATACAGATGAGCGAAGTGGATATTAGACTGGCAATGGAAAAGGCGCGTGCCTCCCGCATAGATCTGGTGAATCAGGTAAAGAAGGCCTTCTTTAGCCTGATGCTTGCACAGGATAGTTATAGCGTGTTCAAAAAAACATATGAAACAGACTCCGTTAATCTGGAAAATATCCGTAACAGATATAACCAGGGGATTGTGGCCGAATATGATGTGATTACGGCAGATGTAAGGCTTAAGAGTCTTATACCCGGTATCCTTCAGTCGGAAAATATGATGAAGATAGCCGAGCTTCAGTTAAAGATGCTGATGGGTGTTGATGGAGAAATGCCGCTTAAAGTGATTGGCACGCTTGATGAATATGAGCAGACTATGTTTAATGCAATTATACCTGCTGATACTTCACTAACCAACAACAGCGATATAAAGCAGTTCGATCTGCAGGCTGAGCAGGCACATAACGCTTATGAGATGCAGAAGCTTCAGTTTTCTCCTACCCTTGTTACCTCGTTTAACTGGACCTATATGAGCCAGAACAACGACTTCAGGTTTAGAGAATATCGCTGGGATCCCTATTCCATGCTGGGTGTTACATTGCAGATACCTATCTTTAACGGGGGGCAACGTTATCATAATGTGAAACAGTCGAAAATCCAGCTTTGGCAATTGAGTGAGCAACGAAAAGATATTGAAAGAGGATTGAAGCTTTCCATAAAGAATAGCTACGACCTTATTAATAAGAATATTGAGCAGGTAATGGCAACACAATCATCAGTTGGCCAGGCACGCAAGGGACATGAGATAACCCTGAAACGGTATGAAACCGGGATGGGGACAATAGTGGATGTAAATGCTGCTGCTCTTGCTGTGCTTAATGCTGAACTGCAATACAGGAACGCGATATATGATTATCTGGCAGCTAAAGCAGATCTAGAGAAAGTGCTTGGCTACGATATTACCCCTGTGGATGCAAATTGA
- a CDS encoding TetR/AcrR family transcriptional regulator, with protein MGIKERIIVKAGDLFFQYGIKSVSMDELASSLGISKRTIYKNFKDKEEILLSLLVRLRDERKKIFTSLISDNNNVVEIFVKVIEIQQSTPICNVKFFEDIYKYYPEANNYLQDDVNKNKTFLSNFLKKGIEQGYIREDLNVDAAAFLVEQSTHIYIRATSLDKPPFTFSELFYTMMINFVRGISTEKGIKIIDAYLEQQKAKNRIL; from the coding sequence ATGGGAATTAAAGAAAGAATTATTGTCAAAGCCGGAGATCTGTTCTTCCAGTATGGTATAAAAAGTGTATCAATGGATGAGCTGGCCTCTTCATTGGGTATCTCAAAAAGAACTATTTACAAGAATTTTAAGGATAAAGAGGAAATTTTGTTGTCACTGCTTGTCAGGCTCAGGGATGAACGAAAAAAAATTTTCACCTCGCTTATATCAGATAACAACAATGTTGTGGAAATATTTGTGAAAGTTATTGAGATACAGCAATCCACACCCATTTGCAATGTGAAGTTTTTCGAGGATATATATAAGTATTATCCTGAAGCTAACAATTATCTTCAGGATGATGTTAATAAAAACAAGACATTTTTGAGTAATTTTCTCAAAAAAGGTATTGAGCAGGGATATATAAGGGAAGATTTAAACGTTGATGCAGCAGCTTTTCTGGTGGAACAGAGTACACATATTTACATTCGTGCTACTTCGCTTGATAAACCCCCCTTTACTTTTTCAGAACTTTTTTATACAATGATGATAAACTTTGTACGCGGTATCTCTACCGAAAAAGGAATAAAAATTATTGATGCGTATTTAGAACAGCAGAAAGCTAAAAATAGAATATTATAA